In Candidatus Rokuibacteriota bacterium, the genomic stretch AGCCGGCGAGCCCTTCGCCGGTCACGGGGGCGGCCTGGGCTTCCTGGACGATGGCCGCCAGGTCCAGGGGGCCCTCCAGGGTCACGTACTCGAACGTGAAGCGGATCGTTCGGACGACGACCCAGGCTGCCGCCAGGCTCAGGGTCACGATCACCAGGAGCATGTTTGTCAGGAACAGGAGGAAGAGGCCGCCCCCGGTGAACGCCGCGCGGAAACGGGCGCCGCCCAACGAGGTGTGGTCCAGGAGGTAGTTCTGCTTCTTTGCCAAATACCAGAACCAGCAGAGGCCGAATGTCGGAAGCGTGAGGAGGAGGGCCAGGAGGTAGGAACGGAACAGGTCTCTGCCTTGTCCGTCGAAGTCAAACTTCCGGTTCCCGAAATACGCGTGCGAGACGAGAAAGCCGTAGCGCCTGGCGGCGAAGAACGGGGAGTAGAAACCGAGCGTGACCACCGTGAGGACGGAGCCGATGACGAAGAGCTTGACGAACTCCAGGGTCGGGCTGCGCAGCGACAGACGGATGCCGCGCCAGGAGGTCCGGCTCAGGCGGTAGCGGAGGGCGCCCACGATGGCGACCGGGATGAAGACCAGGATGAGGCCGTAGAGCAGGAGGGTTGACACGACCGTGATCGCGGCCCCCCCGCGGAGAAGCCCCGGCAGGAAGTTCAAGAAAAGCACGGGGATGCCGAACACCGCCACGGCCTTGAGAAAGCCGATCAGCAGCTCCTTGCCCGTGCCGTGATAGGCGAACCGGTCTCCCTCGAACTCGGTCTCGCTGAGGAGGTAGCGCCGCACCCGAACCCGTCCCCAGAAGTTGTAGATCCCGAGGGTGACGACGGTCAGGAGCATGTTGACGACCTGGATGCCGAAGAGCGAACCCCCGCTTCCGTGGAACGAGAGCTGGCGGACCTGGCCCCCGGCCGCTCCGGGTCCCGGGAGCGTCGGTCCGGGGGTGGGAGGCCCTCCGGGCCGAAACGGAGCGCCCGGCAGGGTGACCTGGGCTCGCGACGGGCTCGACGTCGGGGCGGGACGCGTGCGCGGGACCCTCACCCCTTTGCCGAGGCTCGCGTGGTAGATCCCGCTCTCGAGGTAGAGGCGATACTTCGAGATGCTCACCCGGCAGCGCGGGCATGTGTCGGTCTCGGCCTCAGCGTACCCGCACTTTGGACACGGTTCTGCCATTGGATTTCTCCTGAGCCTGGGGCGGAACATACTCCAGCGCGAAGATGGAGTCAACCTCCACCCCCTGACGCGCGTCAGCGCGAGCCGGCTCGGGAGCGGCCCTCCAGGCGGGAGAACGAACGGAAGCGTTCCGGATATAATGAGGAGAACGAGCCGCCCGGAGGGCCTTCATGAACGATCTGGAGCGCGATCTCAGGCGCGTGGTGCGGGGCGAGGTGCGCTTCGACAGGATGACCCGCCTGCTCTACTCGACCGATGCCTCCATCTATCAGGTGGAGCCGATCGGCGTCGTGCTCCCGCGCGACACGGGCGACGTCCAGGCGGTCATCGAGGTGGCCAATCGCCACGGCGTGCCGATCCTGCCGCGGGGCGGCGGGACTTCGCTCGCCGGGCAGACCGTGAACCGGGCGGTCGTGCTCGACTTCTCCGCCTACATGCACCAGCTCCTGGAGGTGAACCGCGAGGAGCTCTGGTGCCGGGTTCAGCCGGGCCTGGTTCAGGACGAGCTCAACGCTCTCGTGCAGCCGCTCGGCCTTCTCTTCGGCCCGGATACCTCCACCTCCAACCGCGCTACCCTCGGCGGGATGCTCGGCAACAACTCGGCCGGCGCCCACTCGATCGCCTACGGGTTGACGCTCCACCACGTGCTCGAGCTGACCGTCCTCCTCGCCGACGGGAGCGAGGCGGTGCTGACGGACCTCGCTGCGGAGGCCCTCCGGGCGAAGCTCAAGGGGAACGGTCTGGAGGGCCAGATCTACCGGGAGGTGGTCCGGATCGTCGGCGAGCACCGCGAGGAGATCAGCGCCCGGTATCCGACGATCCTGCGTCGCGTCTCCGGCTACAACCTGAACGAGTTCGCCGGGGACCGACCCTTCAATCTCTCCCGCCTGGTCGTGGGGTCGGAGGGGACGCTGGCCACGGTGGTCGAGGCCAAGCTGCGCCTCGTCCCGCGGCCCCGGCACACCGCGCTCGATGTCGTCCACTACGCCGACATCCAGGAGGCGCTGGAATCCTCCGAGGAGATCCTCCGGACGGGGCCCTACGCCGTCGAGCTGACCGACAAGATGATCCTGGACCTGGCCCGGGGCAACATCGAGCAGTCCAAGCGCATGGGCTTCGTGCAGGGAGACCCCGCTGCGATCATGATCGTCGAGTACGCGGGGGAGAGCGAGGCCGAGGTGCGCGCCAAGGTGGAGGCGCTGGAGGCGCGGCGCGCGCGGGCGCGCTTCGGCTACGCCGCCCATATGGCCCTGCGCGCGGAGGAGCAGCAATCCATCTGGAAGCTCCGCAAGTCCGGGCTCGGGCTCCTCCTCGGCATGAAGGGCGACAAGAAGCCCATCGCCTTCGTCGAGGACACTGCGGTGGATCCCGCCAGGCTCGCGGCCTTCGTCCCCCGGTTCCGCGACATCCTGGCGCGGCACCGGGCGGCCGCGGGCTACTACGGCCACTGCTCGGTGGGCTGCCTCCACATCCGCCCGCTGATCAACCTGAAGGAGGAGCGCGGGGTCCGGCAGATGGAGGCGATCGCGCGGGAGATCGCCGAGCTGGTCCTCGAGTTCGGGGGGGCGCTCACCGGGGAGCACGGCGACGGCCGGGCGCGGAGCCCGTTCACCGAGCGCCTGTTCGGCCCGCGCCTCTACGACGCCTTCCGCCAGATCAAGCGCGCCTGGGATCCCAAGAACCTGATGAATCCCGGGAACATCGTGGACGCCCCGCCGATGACGGAGAACCTCCGCTACAGCCCCGGATACCGGACGTGGGAGCCGGAGACGCTGCTCGATTTCTCGGGGCAGGGAGGGTTCGCCGCGGCGGTCGAGATGTGCAACGGGATCGGCGTCTGCCGGAAGAAGCTCGAGGGGACCATGTGCCCCTCGTACATGGCGACCCGCGATGAGGAGCACTCGACGCGGGGGCGCGCTAACGCCCTTCGCGCCGTCCTGTCAGGGCAGGTGCCGCCCTCAGAGTTCACGGGTCGGCGCCTCTACGAGGTGATGGACCTCTGCCTCGAGTGCAAGGCCTGCAAGGCCGAGTGCCCGGCGAACGTGGACATGGCCAAGCTCAAGTACGAGTTCCTCGCCCACTACTACGCCGCGCACGGGTTGCCCCTGAGGAACCGGCTCTTCGCGCGCATCGAGCGCCTCTCGCGGCTGGGCTCGCGGCTGGCGCCGCTCTCGAACTGGATCGCGGCCTCGCGCCCGCATCGCTGGCTCCTGGAGCGCTTCGTCGGGATCGACCGTCGCCGCCCGCTGCCCGCCTTTGTGCGCGAGCCGTTCACCGACTGGTTCAGGAAGCG encodes the following:
- a CDS encoding FAD-binding protein translates to MNDLERDLRRVVRGEVRFDRMTRLLYSTDASIYQVEPIGVVLPRDTGDVQAVIEVANRHGVPILPRGGGTSLAGQTVNRAVVLDFSAYMHQLLEVNREELWCRVQPGLVQDELNALVQPLGLLFGPDTSTSNRATLGGMLGNNSAGAHSIAYGLTLHHVLELTVLLADGSEAVLTDLAAEALRAKLKGNGLEGQIYREVVRIVGEHREEISARYPTILRRVSGYNLNEFAGDRPFNLSRLVVGSEGTLATVVEAKLRLVPRPRHTALDVVHYADIQEALESSEEILRTGPYAVELTDKMILDLARGNIEQSKRMGFVQGDPAAIMIVEYAGESEAEVRAKVEALEARRARARFGYAAHMALRAEEQQSIWKLRKSGLGLLLGMKGDKKPIAFVEDTAVDPARLAAFVPRFRDILARHRAAAGYYGHCSVGCLHIRPLINLKEERGVRQMEAIAREIAELVLEFGGALTGEHGDGRARSPFTERLFGPRLYDAFRQIKRAWDPKNLMNPGNIVDAPPMTENLRYSPGYRTWEPETLLDFSGQGGFAAAVEMCNGIGVCRKKLEGTMCPSYMATRDEEHSTRGRANALRAVLSGQVPPSEFTGRRLYEVMDLCLECKACKAECPANVDMAKLKYEFLAHYYAAHGLPLRNRLFARIERLSRLGSRLAPLSNWIAASRPHRWLLERFVGIDRRRPLPAFVREPFTDWFRKRPPGGTGERGEAVLFHDTFVTYNTPEIGKAAVQLLEAAGYRVLLVDKKCCGRPLISKGMLGEARGHAAWNVERLAPYARRGVAIVGLEPSCLLTLRDEYVDLLRSEDAHAVARQSFLLEEFLQREREGGLALGFKADGRSALLHGHCHQKALVGITPTVAVLTWAGFSVQEVDS
- a CDS encoding DUF898 domain-containing protein, producing MAEPCPKCGYAEAETDTCPRCRVSISKYRLYLESGIYHASLGKGVRVPRTRPAPTSSPSRAQVTLPGAPFRPGGPPTPGPTLPGPGAAGGQVRQLSFHGSGGSLFGIQVVNMLLTVVTLGIYNFWGRVRVRRYLLSETEFEGDRFAYHGTGKELLIGFLKAVAVFGIPVLFLNFLPGLLRGGAAITVVSTLLLYGLILVFIPVAIVGALRYRLSRTSWRGIRLSLRSPTLEFVKLFVIGSVLTVVTLGFYSPFFAARRYGFLVSHAYFGNRKFDFDGQGRDLFRSYLLALLLTLPTFGLCWFWYLAKKQNYLLDHTSLGGARFRAAFTGGGLFLLFLTNMLLVIVTLSLAAAWVVVRTIRFTFEYVTLEGPLDLAAIVQEAQAAPVTGEGLAGFLDTDLDVG